The following proteins come from a genomic window of Candidatus Palauibacter polyketidifaciens:
- a CDS encoding pyruvate, water dikinase regulatory protein, translated as MTQRTVFFVSDHSGVTAETLGHSLIAQFDALDFTKITVPFVSTVDKAKRAARNINTTARVQGSPPIVFSTLVKEDVRDTVREIVEETDALFLDFFDSFLDPLEKEFGHKSQHAMGVSHGIQNYREYDRRIEAMNFALSHDDGSNPQGYDRADLVLIGVSRSGKTPTCLYLALQYGVFAANYPLTGSDLEERRVPSVLSPHRDKIYGLTIEPQRLGELRSARGIGRRYASPRQVSFEIRQAQSLFERLDIPFIDATRCSIEELASRILDATRLERRTTS; from the coding sequence ATGACCCAGCGAACGGTTTTCTTCGTTTCCGACCACTCGGGCGTCACGGCCGAGACCCTCGGCCACAGCCTGATCGCGCAGTTCGACGCCCTCGACTTCACGAAAATCACCGTACCATTCGTCTCCACCGTCGACAAGGCGAAACGGGCTGCCAGGAACATCAACACCACGGCGCGCGTGCAGGGGTCGCCGCCCATCGTCTTCAGCACCCTCGTGAAGGAGGACGTGCGCGACACCGTGCGTGAGATCGTGGAGGAGACCGACGCCCTCTTCCTGGATTTCTTCGACTCCTTTCTCGATCCGCTCGAGAAGGAATTCGGCCACAAGTCGCAGCACGCCATGGGCGTGTCCCACGGAATCCAGAACTACCGGGAATACGACCGCCGCATCGAGGCGATGAACTTCGCGCTGTCCCACGATGACGGCTCGAACCCGCAGGGATACGACCGGGCCGACCTCGTGCTGATCGGCGTGTCGCGATCGGGGAAGACCCCGACCTGCCTTTATCTCGCCCTCCAGTACGGCGTGTTCGCCGCGAACTATCCCCTCACGGGAAGCGATCTGGAGGAGCGGAGGGTCCCGTCCGTCCTCTCCCCGCACCGCGACAAGATCTACGGGCTCACGATCGAGCCCCAGCGCCTCGGGGAGTTGCGGAGCGCGCGCGGCATCGGCCGGCGCTACGCCTCGCCCCGCCAGGTGAGTTTCGAGATCCGCCAGGCTCAGTCGCTGTTCGAACGCCTCGACATCCCCTTCATCGACGCCACGCGCTGCTCGATCGAGGAACTGGCCAGCCGGATCCTCGACGCGACCCGCCTCGAACGGCGCACGACATCATGA
- a CDS encoding amidohydrolase family protein: MCDSRTDSALGARPAPAGPRLAPAGVSTLLGLALAAPGAAALPQEGDAAQAWDVTAPLGATREVDFTTDEGTWMSIDLEPGGQWLVFDLLGHIYRLPVEGGEAEVLTQNTGVAVNYHPALSPDGATIAFISDRGGQSNLWLMDADGSDPRPVFEDQGLRAWEPAWSPDGRFIAVRRASTRRGGGGPAPGIWMYAKDGGGGVQLVGSDYSGAQWPSFSPDGGSLYFHFRAAPPGLGSGRLDMTQGHKQIRRLDLETGRVDEITSGITVQQGQTSSGGAIAPEPSPDGRWLAFARRIPDGTISHDGHRFGPRTALWLRELETGAERVLMDPIEVDMAEGMKVSRDLPGYSWASDSRSLVVSAGGKIRRVDLDGAVATIPFTARVQRTISEMAGRPQMALGETFRVKFPRWTASSPDGSRLAFQAVGRVWIMDLPDGTPRRLTPDSFQPFEMAPAWSPDGRSIAFTSWADAAQGQVWRVPADGGEPRQLTTRAAEYLNTVWSPDGGDIVVTRGSGATTRGRTVASNQFFDFVRVPAEGGDATLIAKVARPYTGGRPLMPRRPVAQASFGPDGRLFYPETLGPGDGEPAGTEIASIRLDGSDRRVHFTLPDADEAAVSPDGAWLAFQEGDNVYRMPFPYGGTGSNIVRIAKRNGQLPVTQVSFEGGIHPRWRDANTLEFVSGPRYYMHDPNSGETVETPIDLELPRHIARGSVAFTGARIITAEDDQVIEGGDIVVRDGRLACIGECDTAGADRVIDAAGTTIMPGLIDMHAHHHRDHVGVIPQRNWESAIYMAYGVTTTLDNSQWSSNVFPAAELVEAGAMIGPRTYSTGDPVYSGDGARQNEISSYELADQNVARLASWGAVMIKEYLQPRRDQRQWVTDAARVRGLRVTAEGGDIEYNMGMIMDGHTGWEHPLSYVPLYDDVAKFFGQADAVYSPTFIVGGPGAWNEEYFYQTDDVWKDEKLRRWLPWRMLIPSTRRRMMRPETDYSFPLIARGLGDIIEEGGWGAIGSHGQLHGLGSHYEVWMAAAGTDEMTGIEVGTIHGAHFLGLAHETGSLAEGKLADFIVLNSNPLDDIRNTADIRLVVKDGIVYDADTLDEVWPDPRPFGEYYWVDEDALMSDDRSTDYWDRRREGGGGPDPRN; the protein is encoded by the coding sequence ATGTGTGATTCCCGCACCGATTCGGCTCTCGGCGCCCGACCGGCACCTGCCGGCCCCCGTTTGGCTCCCGCCGGCGTCTCGACGCTGCTCGGTCTCGCGCTCGCCGCGCCCGGGGCCGCCGCGCTCCCGCAGGAGGGTGACGCGGCCCAGGCGTGGGATGTGACCGCGCCGCTCGGCGCGACGCGGGAGGTCGATTTCACGACGGACGAGGGGACGTGGATGTCGATCGACCTCGAGCCGGGGGGGCAGTGGCTCGTGTTCGACCTGCTCGGGCACATCTACCGGCTTCCCGTTGAAGGAGGCGAAGCGGAGGTCCTCACGCAGAACACCGGCGTGGCCGTGAACTACCACCCGGCCCTGTCGCCCGACGGGGCCACGATCGCCTTCATCTCCGACCGCGGGGGCCAGAGCAACCTGTGGCTGATGGACGCGGACGGCTCGGACCCACGTCCCGTGTTCGAGGACCAGGGGCTGCGCGCATGGGAGCCCGCCTGGAGTCCCGATGGCCGCTTCATCGCGGTGCGGCGGGCTTCGACGCGGCGGGGCGGGGGCGGTCCGGCGCCGGGCATCTGGATGTACGCGAAGGACGGCGGCGGGGGCGTGCAACTCGTCGGCTCGGACTATTCCGGCGCCCAGTGGCCTTCGTTCTCGCCCGACGGAGGGTCGCTCTACTTCCACTTCCGGGCCGCGCCTCCGGGGCTGGGGTCCGGCCGGCTGGACATGACACAGGGCCACAAGCAGATCCGGCGCCTCGACCTCGAGACGGGACGGGTCGACGAGATCACCTCCGGCATCACGGTCCAGCAGGGGCAGACGTCGAGCGGCGGGGCGATCGCGCCGGAACCGTCTCCGGACGGGCGCTGGCTCGCCTTCGCACGCCGCATCCCGGACGGGACGATCTCTCACGACGGGCACCGCTTCGGGCCCCGCACCGCGCTCTGGCTGCGCGAGCTGGAGACGGGGGCCGAGCGCGTCCTCATGGACCCGATCGAGGTGGACATGGCGGAGGGGATGAAGGTGTCCCGCGACCTGCCCGGGTACAGCTGGGCTTCGGACTCGCGCTCGCTCGTGGTCTCGGCGGGCGGGAAGATCCGCCGCGTGGACCTCGACGGCGCCGTCGCGACGATCCCCTTCACCGCCCGCGTGCAGCGGACGATCTCGGAGATGGCGGGCCGCCCGCAGATGGCGCTCGGCGAGACGTTCCGGGTGAAGTTCCCGCGCTGGACCGCCTCCTCGCCGGACGGGAGCCGGCTCGCCTTCCAGGCGGTGGGGCGGGTGTGGATCATGGACCTGCCGGACGGGACGCCGCGGAGGCTCACGCCGGATTCGTTCCAGCCGTTCGAGATGGCGCCCGCGTGGTCGCCGGACGGGCGCTCGATCGCCTTCACGAGCTGGGCGGACGCCGCCCAGGGACAGGTGTGGCGGGTGCCGGCGGACGGCGGCGAACCACGGCAGCTCACGACGCGGGCGGCGGAATACCTCAACACCGTGTGGAGTCCTGACGGCGGGGACATCGTCGTCACGCGGGGGTCGGGTGCGACGACTCGCGGCCGGACCGTGGCGAGCAACCAGTTCTTCGACTTCGTGCGCGTGCCGGCGGAGGGCGGCGACGCGACGCTGATCGCGAAGGTGGCGCGGCCCTACACCGGCGGGCGTCCGCTCATGCCGCGGCGGCCCGTCGCGCAGGCGTCGTTCGGACCCGACGGGCGGCTCTTCTATCCTGAGACACTGGGGCCCGGCGACGGCGAGCCGGCGGGGACGGAGATCGCCTCCATCCGCCTCGACGGGAGCGACCGCCGCGTCCACTTCACGCTGCCGGACGCGGACGAGGCGGCGGTGTCGCCGGACGGGGCGTGGCTCGCCTTCCAGGAGGGCGACAATGTGTACCGGATGCCGTTCCCATACGGCGGGACGGGATCCAACATCGTCCGCATCGCCAAGCGCAACGGCCAGCTCCCGGTCACGCAGGTCAGCTTCGAGGGCGGGATCCATCCCCGCTGGCGCGACGCGAACACGCTCGAGTTCGTGAGCGGCCCGCGCTACTACATGCACGACCCGAACAGCGGCGAGACGGTCGAAACGCCGATCGACCTCGAACTCCCGCGCCACATCGCCCGCGGCAGCGTCGCCTTCACCGGCGCCCGCATCATCACGGCCGAGGACGACCAGGTCATCGAGGGCGGCGACATCGTCGTTCGGGACGGCCGCCTCGCCTGCATCGGCGAGTGCGACACCGCCGGGGCGGATCGCGTGATCGACGCGGCCGGCACGACGATCATGCCCGGCCTCATCGACATGCACGCGCACCATCACCGCGACCATGTGGGCGTGATCCCGCAGCGCAACTGGGAATCCGCGATCTACATGGCGTACGGGGTCACGACGACGCTCGACAACTCGCAGTGGTCGTCGAACGTCTTCCCCGCCGCCGAACTCGTCGAGGCGGGCGCCATGATCGGCCCGCGCACCTATAGCACCGGGGACCCGGTCTATTCCGGCGACGGTGCGCGCCAGAACGAGATCTCGAGCTACGAGTTGGCGGACCAGAACGTCGCGCGCCTCGCCTCCTGGGGCGCGGTGATGATCAAGGAGTACCTGCAGCCGCGCCGCGACCAGCGGCAGTGGGTCACCGACGCGGCGCGCGTGCGCGGCCTGCGCGTGACCGCCGAGGGCGGCGATATCGAGTACAACATGGGCATGATCATGGACGGCCACACCGGCTGGGAGCACCCGCTGAGCTACGTGCCGCTGTACGACGACGTCGCGAAGTTCTTCGGGCAGGCCGACGCCGTATACTCCCCCACCTTCATCGTCGGCGGTCCCGGCGCCTGGAACGAGGAGTACTTCTACCAGACCGACGACGTGTGGAAGGACGAGAAGCTGCGCCGCTGGCTCCCGTGGCGGATGCTCATCCCCTCCACCCGGCGCCGCATGATGCGCCCGGAGACGGACTACAGCTTCCCCCTCATCGCGCGCGGCCTCGGCGACATCATCGAGGAGGGCGGCTGGGGCGCGATCGGTTCGCACGGCCAGCTGCACGGCCTCGGGTCCCACTACGAGGTGTGGATGGCCGCGGCGGGCACGGACGAGATGACGGGAATCGAGGTCGGCACGATCCACGGCGCCCACTTCCTGGGCCTGGCGCACGAGACCGGATCGCTCGCCGAGGGCAAGCTGGCGGACTTCATCGTCCTCAACTCGAACCCGCTCGACGACATCCGGAACACGGCGGACATCCGACTCGTGGTCAAGGACGGGATCGTGTACGACGCGGACACGCTCGACGAGGTGTGGCCCGACCCGAGACCGTTCGGCGAGTACTACTGGGTGGACGAAGACGCGCTCATGAGCGACGACCGCTCCACCGACTACTGGGACCGTCGGAGGGAGGGCGGCGGCGGTCCCGATCCCCGGAACTGA
- a CDS encoding aldo/keto reductase, with protein sequence MLTGLWQVADLEREGPTDVEAAAAAMDAYTAAGFTTFDMADHYGSAEEIAGACASRAPHRDGDMQLLTKWTPAPGPHTPATVREAVERSLDRLRADAIDLLQFHAWRYADPSWLDRLFALQELKDEGLIRHLGLTNFDAVHLDMACHTGIDVASNQVSYSLLDGRAAGAMTEVCLRHGVQLLAYGTLAGGLLTGRWLDVEDPGPDGVKTWSEMKYRRFVEAAGGWGRLQVLLAAVRAVAMKHGVSMANVAARAILDRPAVAGVIIGARLGHREHIADNLQLSSLKLDAADRKTLAAASRPLDPIPGDCGDEYRRPPYLTAAGDLSHHLDEFPSPYPVRTGSGGRMRVDSGTVWEDLAGYSRAVRTGDRIAVSGTTATHGDRLVGGDDPASQTHFIIDKIEGAIEALGGRLEDVVRTRIFVPELADWEPVARAHGQRFGGIRPANTLVQAGLIGSGYRVEIEAEAHVGRQT encoded by the coding sequence GTGCTGACCGGACTGTGGCAGGTCGCCGACCTGGAACGCGAGGGTCCGACCGACGTCGAGGCCGCCGCGGCCGCGATGGACGCCTACACGGCGGCCGGCTTCACGACGTTCGACATGGCGGACCACTACGGTTCGGCCGAGGAGATCGCCGGTGCGTGTGCGTCCCGGGCCCCGCATCGCGACGGAGACATGCAGCTCCTCACCAAGTGGACGCCCGCGCCCGGTCCGCACACGCCCGCGACCGTGCGCGAAGCCGTGGAGCGGTCTCTCGACCGGCTCCGTGCGGACGCGATCGACCTCCTTCAGTTCCACGCCTGGCGCTACGCGGATCCAAGTTGGCTCGACCGCCTGTTCGCGCTCCAGGAACTGAAGGACGAAGGCCTGATCCGGCACCTCGGCCTCACCAACTTCGACGCCGTCCACCTCGACATGGCGTGCCACACGGGCATCGACGTGGCCTCGAACCAGGTCTCGTACTCCCTCCTCGACGGACGCGCCGCCGGCGCGATGACGGAGGTCTGTCTCCGGCACGGCGTCCAGCTCCTCGCCTACGGAACGCTGGCGGGCGGCCTGCTCACCGGGCGCTGGCTCGATGTGGAGGACCCGGGGCCGGACGGCGTGAAGACGTGGTCCGAGATGAAGTACCGCCGCTTCGTCGAGGCGGCGGGCGGCTGGGGCCGCCTTCAGGTGCTGCTCGCGGCGGTCCGGGCGGTGGCGATGAAGCATGGCGTGTCGATGGCGAACGTCGCGGCGCGCGCGATCCTCGACCGGCCCGCGGTGGCGGGCGTGATCATTGGCGCCCGGCTGGGGCACCGCGAGCACATCGCCGACAACCTGCAGCTCTCGTCGCTGAAGCTCGACGCCGCAGACCGAAAAACGCTGGCGGCAGCGAGCAGACCGCTGGATCCCATTCCCGGAGACTGCGGGGATGAATATCGGCGACCGCCCTATCTGACCGCGGCGGGCGACCTCAGCCATCACCTGGACGAGTTTCCGTCGCCGTATCCCGTCCGCACCGGGAGCGGCGGCCGTATGCGGGTGGATTCCGGCACGGTGTGGGAGGATCTCGCCGGCTACAGCCGGGCGGTACGGACGGGCGACCGCATCGCGGTCTCCGGGACGACGGCCACGCACGGGGACCGCCTGGTCGGTGGGGACGACCCCGCCTCGCAGACCCACTTCATCATCGACAAGATCGAGGGGGCGATCGAAGCGCTGGGAGGACGCCTCGAGGACGTGGTCCGGACCCGGATCTTCGTGCCGGAACTGGCGGACTGGGAGCCCGTGGCCCGGGCGCACGGTCAACGCTTCGGCGGCATCCGCCCCGCCAACACGCTGGTCCAGGCGGGTCTCATCGGGTCAGGATACCGGGTCGAGATCGAAGCCGAGGCCCATGTCGGGAGGCAGACATGA
- a CDS encoding creatininase family protein, protein MTSQAPPRTPPSRRARRLAACGLFALAVVAAAPLHAQDLDAPRPIDRLDTVWIEEMTWMEVRDALAEGMTTAIIGTGGIEQNGPYLASGKHNFVLRATAEAIARELGNALVAPVIKLVPEGNIDPPSGHMRYHATISVRQETFEAMLTDVLGSLAVHGFEDLVLIGDSGGNVSGMENVAAALNAAWADRPARVHFIPEYYTEDIYSCDYLKEELGIFQQPDECVATRNEYHDDYHYSSIMATVDPNTIRADQRLEAGLLSINGVDLSPVERTIENGRRLVDYRAGITARAIRRSIAGND, encoded by the coding sequence GTGACAAGCCAAGCCCCGCCTCGCACGCCGCCCTCGCGCCGCGCCCGCCGACTCGCCGCGTGCGGGCTGTTCGCTCTCGCGGTCGTCGCCGCCGCTCCGCTCCACGCTCAGGATCTCGACGCTCCGCGCCCGATCGACCGGCTCGACACGGTGTGGATCGAAGAGATGACGTGGATGGAGGTGCGCGACGCGCTCGCCGAGGGGATGACGACGGCGATCATCGGCACCGGCGGCATCGAGCAGAACGGCCCCTACCTGGCCAGCGGCAAGCACAACTTCGTGCTGCGGGCCACGGCGGAGGCGATCGCGCGCGAACTGGGGAACGCGCTCGTCGCCCCGGTCATCAAGCTCGTGCCGGAGGGGAACATCGATCCGCCGTCCGGACACATGCGCTACCATGCCACGATCAGCGTCCGGCAGGAGACGTTCGAGGCCATGCTCACGGACGTCCTGGGCAGCCTCGCCGTGCACGGGTTCGAGGATCTTGTCCTCATCGGGGACAGCGGAGGGAACGTGAGCGGGATGGAGAACGTGGCCGCCGCCCTCAACGCGGCCTGGGCGGACAGACCGGCACGCGTCCATTTCATCCCGGAATACTATACGGAAGACATCTACAGTTGCGACTATCTGAAGGAGGAACTGGGAATATTCCAGCAGCCGGACGAGTGCGTCGCCACCCGCAACGAGTACCACGACGACTATCACTATTCATCCATAATGGCGACGGTCGATCCGAACACGATCCGCGCGGATCAGCGGCTCGAAGCGGGCCTCCTCTCGATCAACGGCGTCGATCTCTCACCGGTGGAACGGACGATCGAGAACGGACGGCGCCTCGTCGACTACCGGGCCGGGATCACCGCCCGCGCCATCCGCCGCTCGATCGCCGGCAACGACTGA
- the ppsA gene encoding phosphoenolpyruvate synthase: MPAHSASYIAPFESIGLADLESVGGKNASLGEMISHLSAAGVDVPGGFAITARAYRDFLAGELGARIHASLDALDVEDLGALARAGHEIRGWIADTPLSPGLAARIETAYSELGAGGSAPGDVSVAVRSSATAEDLPEASFAGQQDTLLNVRGVEAVLAAVHEVYGSLFTDRAIAYRVHHGFAHRDVALSVGVQRMVRADKGSSGVMFTLDTESGFRDVVFITSAYGLGETVVQGGVNPDEFYVYKPALRAGRHAILRRNLGGKAIKLVYADSDSAAASVRTVDVPAEERLRFSLTDDEVHELARQALLIEDHYGRPMDIEWARDGIDGALRILQARPETVQSRAGGVISRFTLKERGRVLAEGRSIGGRIGGGPARVIESASEIARFRRGDVLVTDMTDPDWEPMMKQSAAIVTNRGGRTCHAAIIARELGIPAVVGCGDATTELADADEVTVSCAEGDAGYVYEGLLDFEEGEIRLGAMPEIPLKVMLNVGNPDRAFDFASIPNSGVGLARLEFIINRMIGVHPQALLDFESLPDELQREIRFQHAGYADPVEFYVEKLTEGIATIAAAFAPEPVIVRLSDFKSNEYADLIGGRRYEPHEENPMLGFRGASRYVSESFRPAFELECRALRRVRGRIGLDNVWVMVPFVRTVAEARAVVDLLAENGLARGKDGLRLIMMCELPSNALLADEFLEHFDGMSIGSNDMTQLTLGLDRDSGLIADIFDERDAAVKATLSMAIRACATAGKYIGICGQGPSDHPDLARWLVEEGIESMSLNPDTAVETWMFLAGEEV, from the coding sequence TTGCCCGCGCATTCAGCCTCGTATATCGCGCCATTCGAGTCGATCGGACTCGCCGATCTCGAATCGGTCGGGGGAAAGAACGCATCTCTCGGCGAGATGATCTCCCATCTCTCGGCCGCGGGGGTGGATGTCCCGGGCGGCTTCGCGATCACGGCCCGGGCCTACCGCGATTTCCTTGCGGGCGAACTGGGAGCGCGCATCCACGCTTCGCTCGATGCCCTGGACGTCGAGGATCTGGGGGCGCTGGCCCGCGCAGGCCACGAAATACGGGGCTGGATCGCCGATACGCCGCTTTCGCCGGGACTCGCCGCCCGGATCGAGACGGCCTACAGCGAACTCGGCGCTGGCGGCAGCGCCCCGGGCGACGTTTCCGTCGCCGTGCGCTCCTCCGCCACAGCCGAGGACCTCCCGGAAGCCTCCTTCGCGGGACAGCAGGACACGCTGCTCAACGTCCGGGGCGTGGAGGCGGTCCTCGCGGCGGTCCACGAGGTCTACGGTTCGCTCTTCACCGACCGCGCGATCGCCTACCGCGTCCACCACGGGTTCGCGCATCGCGACGTTGCGCTCTCCGTCGGCGTCCAGCGCATGGTGCGCGCGGACAAGGGGTCGAGCGGGGTGATGTTCACGCTGGATACCGAGTCGGGGTTCCGGGACGTCGTGTTCATCACGAGCGCGTACGGTCTGGGAGAAACCGTCGTGCAGGGGGGCGTGAACCCGGACGAGTTCTACGTCTACAAGCCCGCGCTGCGCGCCGGGCGCCACGCGATCCTGCGTCGGAACCTGGGGGGGAAGGCGATCAAGCTCGTGTACGCGGACTCGGATTCCGCGGCCGCCTCCGTCAGGACGGTCGACGTTCCCGCCGAGGAGCGGCTCCGTTTCTCGCTGACGGACGATGAGGTGCACGAACTCGCCCGCCAGGCGCTCCTCATCGAGGACCACTACGGCCGTCCCATGGACATCGAGTGGGCCCGGGACGGCATCGACGGTGCGTTGCGGATCCTGCAGGCGCGCCCGGAAACCGTGCAGAGTCGCGCCGGCGGCGTCATCTCCCGCTTCACACTCAAGGAGCGGGGCCGGGTGCTCGCCGAGGGGCGCAGCATCGGCGGCCGGATCGGGGGCGGTCCGGCGCGCGTCATCGAGTCCGCCTCGGAGATCGCGCGCTTCCGGCGCGGCGATGTGCTCGTCACGGACATGACGGACCCGGACTGGGAACCGATGATGAAGCAGTCCGCCGCCATCGTCACGAATCGCGGCGGCCGCACCTGCCACGCGGCGATCATCGCGCGGGAACTCGGCATCCCCGCGGTAGTGGGCTGCGGCGATGCGACGACGGAGCTTGCTGACGCCGACGAGGTGACGGTGTCCTGCGCCGAGGGCGACGCGGGCTACGTCTACGAAGGGCTGCTCGACTTCGAGGAGGGAGAGATCCGGCTCGGCGCCATGCCGGAGATCCCGCTCAAGGTCATGCTCAACGTGGGGAACCCCGACCGCGCGTTCGATTTCGCCTCCATCCCCAACTCCGGGGTCGGCCTCGCCCGGCTCGAGTTCATCATCAACCGCATGATCGGCGTCCATCCGCAGGCCCTGCTCGACTTCGAAAGCCTGCCGGACGAACTCCAGCGGGAGATCCGCTTCCAGCACGCCGGCTACGCGGATCCGGTCGAGTTCTACGTCGAGAAGCTGACCGAGGGGATCGCCACGATCGCCGCGGCCTTTGCCCCCGAGCCGGTCATCGTGCGCCTGTCCGACTTCAAGTCGAACGAATACGCGGACCTCATCGGCGGCCGCCGCTACGAGCCCCACGAGGAGAACCCGATGCTCGGCTTCCGCGGCGCGTCCCGCTACGTCTCGGAGAGTTTTCGCCCCGCCTTCGAACTCGAATGCCGGGCGCTGCGGCGTGTCCGCGGCCGGATCGGACTGGACAACGTGTGGGTGATGGTCCCCTTCGTCCGCACCGTGGCCGAGGCGCGGGCCGTCGTCGACCTCCTGGCGGAGAACGGCCTCGCCCGCGGGAAGGACGGTCTGCGGCTCATCATGATGTGCGAGCTTCCCTCGAACGCCCTGCTCGCGGACGAGTTCCTCGAGCACTTCGACGGGATGTCGATCGGGTCGAACGACATGACGCAGCTCACCCTCGGCCTCGACCGCGACTCCGGGCTCATCGCCGACATCTTCGACGAGCGCGACGCGGCGGTGAAGGCGACGCTCTCGATGGCGATCCGCGCCTGCGCGACGGCGGGCAAGTACATCGGCATCTGCGGGCAGGGACCGTCGGACCACCCCGATCTGGCGCGCTGGCTCGTGGAGGAGGGGATCGAGAGCATGTCGCTCAACCCGGACACCGCCGTCGAGACGTGGATGTTCCTCGCGGGGGAGGAAGTCTGA
- a CDS encoding APC family permease encodes MDVPRGGGSLTTLDGGAGAPGAGGTGLARQLGLWGLAATGICSMLGAGINVVPVMIQRNVPGIAENVLPAFAFGALPAVIAGLAYAILASAMPRAGGSYVFASRALGPYWGFVASFSQWFGLSIVIGVVSYLIVPFLRDIAGALGMEGVAGALDTGPVRVGLALAMLWTFAWVNLRGLRAYERTVLPLMVVMFALGAIVIVAGFSFDQGDFAAALLAREGVEVPAAAPPPLDPAGFLAASALLFASFVGFDAIAQAGGEARNPNRALPLAIGLAVFIVGAYYLLFTAAVYHTVPWEFVWARAQEQDLTAPGLLGYVLPPGWTVLIVAGAAIALINDLPAMILSVSRLVFAWAEDGIFPSGLARVHPTHRTPHAAILLSTALASVAIVGSEWAGDFFLGVDIMVTSMLVNFLLMCVSVLVLPRRNPEIAANFRVLRGPAVRTFVCVAGIVLLGTFLVTHTWKDLAEGFAAWYFSSTLLWTVVMALGSLIYIRRMRTLRASGADIDRLFRELPPE; translated from the coding sequence GTGGATGTTCCTCGCGGGGGAGGAAGTCTGACGACGCTGGACGGAGGCGCGGGGGCCCCGGGGGCCGGCGGAACGGGACTCGCGCGCCAACTCGGACTGTGGGGGCTGGCGGCAACGGGAATCTGCTCGATGCTGGGCGCGGGGATCAACGTGGTTCCCGTCATGATCCAGCGGAACGTGCCGGGGATCGCGGAGAACGTACTGCCGGCGTTCGCGTTCGGCGCCTTGCCGGCCGTCATCGCGGGGCTCGCCTACGCGATCCTCGCTTCCGCCATGCCGCGCGCCGGCGGGAGCTACGTCTTCGCGAGTCGGGCGCTCGGTCCGTACTGGGGCTTCGTGGCGAGCTTCTCGCAGTGGTTCGGCCTCTCCATCGTCATCGGGGTCGTCTCCTATCTCATCGTCCCGTTCCTGCGGGACATCGCGGGCGCCCTCGGCATGGAGGGGGTGGCCGGCGCGCTCGACACGGGCCCGGTCCGGGTGGGGCTGGCCCTCGCGATGCTGTGGACGTTCGCGTGGGTGAACCTGCGCGGCCTCAGGGCCTACGAACGCACCGTGCTGCCGCTCATGGTCGTCATGTTCGCGCTCGGCGCGATCGTCATCGTGGCCGGATTCTCGTTCGACCAGGGCGACTTCGCCGCGGCGCTGCTCGCGAGAGAAGGCGTGGAGGTGCCGGCGGCCGCGCCCCCGCCGCTCGACCCGGCCGGCTTTCTCGCCGCTTCCGCCCTCCTCTTCGCCAGCTTCGTCGGCTTCGACGCGATCGCGCAGGCGGGCGGCGAGGCACGGAATCCCAACCGCGCGCTCCCCCTCGCGATCGGCCTCGCGGTCTTCATCGTGGGCGCGTACTACCTGCTCTTCACGGCCGCCGTCTATCACACGGTTCCGTGGGAATTCGTGTGGGCGCGGGCGCAGGAACAGGACCTCACCGCCCCCGGACTCCTCGGCTACGTGCTCCCGCCGGGGTGGACGGTGCTCATCGTGGCGGGGGCTGCGATCGCCCTCATCAACGACCTGCCGGCGATGATCCTCTCCGTCTCGCGCCTCGTCTTCGCGTGGGCCGAGGACGGGATCTTTCCGTCGGGCCTCGCCCGGGTACACCCGACGCACCGCACGCCGCACGCCGCGATCCTTCTCTCGACCGCGCTGGCCTCCGTCGCGATCGTCGGCAGCGAATGGGCGGGGGACTTCTTCCTCGGCGTCGACATCATGGTTACGTCGATGCTCGTCAACTTCCTCCTCATGTGCGTCTCCGTGCTCGTTCTCCCGCGGCGGAACCCCGAGATCGCCGCGAACTTCCGCGTGCTGCGCGGCCCGGCCGTGCGAACGTTCGTGTGCGTGGCGGGAATCGTGCTGCTGGGGACGTTTCTCGTGACGCACACGTGGAAGGACCTCGCGGAGGGCTTCGCGGCGTGGTACTTCAGCTCCACGCTGCTCTGGACCGTCGTCATGGCGCTGGGATCGCTCATCTACATCCGGAGGATGCGAACGCTGCGGGCCTCCGGCGCGGACATCGACCGCCTCTTCCGCGAGTTGCCTCCTGAGTAG